A window of the bacterium genome harbors these coding sequences:
- the deoC gene encoding deoxyribose-phosphate aldolase, which yields MSSNDMESPEAIAGAIDHSLLKITEHTRALALRVAVADMRNYGFRALVVPPNLVATVKTHNPDIRVAAVVSYPMGCDTTACKLFAMEEAREFGADEVDVVLDLFAVKAANWAKVEDEAGRLCERARGLGLLIKLIFETPILSDEEIAALCRAVRGTGADFWKTSTGYGRDATTENAVRLLAGNAPEGVRVKASGGISNLETARAMLAAGASVIGTSSGPRIVEEARAAVASK from the coding sequence TTGAGCAGCAATGACATGGAATCGCCGGAGGCGATCGCCGGGGCGATAGACCACTCGCTGTTGAAAATAACGGAGCACACGCGCGCGCTCGCGCTGCGCGTCGCGGTCGCGGACATGCGGAATTACGGATTCCGCGCGCTCGTCGTGCCGCCCAATCTGGTCGCGACGGTCAAAACGCACAATCCGGACATCCGCGTCGCGGCGGTTGTTTCGTATCCGATGGGCTGCGACACGACCGCGTGCAAGCTTTTCGCGATGGAGGAGGCGCGCGAATTCGGCGCAGACGAGGTTGATGTCGTGCTCGACCTGTTCGCGGTGAAGGCGGCGAATTGGGCGAAGGTGGAGGACGAGGCGGGAAGGCTGTGCGAAAGGGCGCGCGGCCTAGGCCTTTTAATCAAGCTCATCTTCGAGACTCCGATTCTCTCGGACGAGGAAATTGCCGCGCTGTGCCGCGCGGTGCGCGGCACTGGCGCGGACTTTTGGAAAACATCCACCGGCTACGGGCGCGATGCAACAACCGAGAACGCGGTGCGGCTGCTTGCCGGTAACGCGCCGGAGGGCGTGCGCGTCAAAGCGTCGGGCGGAATATCGAATCTGGAAACTGCGAGGGCGATGCTCGCCGCCGGCGCGTCGGTTATCGGCACATCGAGCGGCCCGAGGATAGTGGAGGAAGCGCGCGCGGCCGTTGCTTCAAAGTAA